In a genomic window of Zonotrichia albicollis isolate bZonAlb1 chromosome 7, bZonAlb1.hap1, whole genome shotgun sequence:
- the LOC141729624 gene encoding uncharacterized protein LOC141729624 produces MPRDTEAEQELSMESREDKCPRQNLVEEAVLSGSTAQEANGEEKPRRCRTRRGCKRSQRGSEGERASLGQEGGRRWSQSSELVLHEQLHDGEKPHTCEECGKSFRQKGDLIVHQRIHTGEKPYECGECGKSFSQSSSLIVHQRIHTGERPYRCAECGMCFSQSSSLITHLRTHTEKRPYECSKCGKGFRTSSRLLRHYQSHREERPFQCPYCGKGFKYNSNLIRHRRIHTGERSYECDKCRKRFPTSSHLLQHYWIHREERPFHCPDCGKGFKRNSDLVTHRRIHTGERPYECPQCGKSFCSSSALTQHQRRHH; encoded by the exons atgccccgggacactgaggcag agcaggagctgagcatggagagcagggaggacaaatgcccgcggcagaacctggtggaagaggctgttttgagcggctccacggcgcaggaagccaacggggaggaaaagccccggagatgccgcacgaggaggggctgcaaacgcagccagcggggatctgagggggaaagagccagcctgggccaggaaggcggccggagatggagccagagctcggagctggtgctccatgagcagctccatgatggggagaagccccacacgtgcgaggagtgtgggaagagcttcaggcagaaaGGCGAcctgattgtgcaccagaggatccatactggggagaagccctacgagtgtggggagtgtgggaagagcttcagccagagctccagcctgattgtgcaccagaggatccacactggggagaggccgtACAGGTGCGCCGAGTGTGGGATgtgcttcagccagagctccagcctgatcacGCACCTGAGAACCCACACTGagaagaggccctacgagtgttccAAGTGTGGGAAGGGGTTTAGGACCAGCTCCCGTCTCCTCCGGCATTATCAgagtcacagagaggagaggcccttccaatgcccctactgcgggaagggattcaagtacAACTCCAACCTCATCAgacaccggcgcatccacacaggggagaggtcctacgagtgtgataaatgcaggaagaggtttccgaccagttcccatctcctccagcactattggattcacagagaggagaggcccttccactgccctgactgtgggaagggattcaagcgcAACTCCGACctcgtcacccaccggcgcatccacactggggagaggccctacgagtgtccccagtgtgggaagagcttttgcagcagctctgccttgacccaacaccaacggaggcaccactaa